From Carettochelys insculpta isolate YL-2023 chromosome 22, ASM3395843v1, whole genome shotgun sequence, one genomic window encodes:
- the GEMIN7 gene encoding gem-associated protein 7 — MKVPVSVIRLPRGPDGTSRGFDPNSPRYQALSPISLSTVGSGNEMDLEQEQRGRVALRERYLHSLFAMVGHTVHFTMYERVNVSASFDASDIDILNFQVSNLQTPLGVHREALLRCSDIISYTFEL; from the coding sequence ATGAAGGTGCCAGTCAGCGTGATCCGCCTGCCCCGTGGGCCAGATGGCACAAGCCGTGGCTTTGACCCCAATTCCCCTCGGTACCAGGCTCTGAGCCCCATCAGTCTCTCCACTGTGGGCTCCGGGAATGAGATGGATCTGGAACAAGAGCAGCGGGGTCGCGTGGCTCTGCGGGAACGGTATCTGCACAGCCTGTTTGCCATGGTTGGCCACACCGTCCACTTCACCATGTATGAGAGAGTCAACGTCTCGGCTTCTTTCGACGCGTCGGACATCGACATCTTGAACTTCCAGGTGTCCAACCTGCAGACTCCACTAGGGGTGCACAGGGAAGCCCTGCTCCGCTGCTCAGACATCATCTCGTACACCTTCGAGCTGTGA